The DNA sequence CTCAGACAATGATGCTAAAGTATTTGGCATGATTTATCAGAAAGCGAAAGAAATCGGAGCCAACGCTTTTTCGTACGAACCGTTTGAAGCTGTTGATGGAACTTTATCTAAATTCGATCCGATTCATTATAAACTAAGTTTGTATTACGTTTCAACTTCGGATTTCCCTAAAGAAGAGAACATGGTTTATTTTATTTCATCGCCTTATAAAAAACAAACCATCTCCATTAATAATGATAAGAAGGTTTTTGAACCAAGAACATATACTGAGTTGAAATTGAAGGCTGGAGAAATCTACACGATTTCCACTCGTAAACTTTTAGGTTCAAGCATTAAAATTGCTGCACAGGTAAATCAACCGGTTCAATATTTTCAATTGTCGGGTGCTTCAGTAAACTCAAATGAATATGGCAATCCGGGAATTAATTTGAAATCTGGTGACATCATAAGATTGGAGCAATCTTACGGACAATTTCTAACAACGATCTATCAATATTTTAAATAAAGAAATTTCAGTAGTATGAAAGTAGATATATTAGCAATAGGAGCTCATCCTGATGATGTAGAATTAGGATGTGGCGGAACTTTAGCAAAACTTATTTCAGAAGGAAAAACGGTTGCGGTCGTGGATTTGACGCAAGGTGAGCTTGGAACTCGCGGAACAAATATAACCAGAGCAGAAGAAGCTGCTAATGCTTCGGAAATTTTAGGATTTTCAGATCGGGTAAATCTAAAGATGAAAGATGGTTTTCTTTTGAATACCGAAGAGTATCAAATGCAGATCGTAAAGATGATCCGTAAGTATCAACCGGAAATTGTATTTTCTAATTCAATAGACGACCGTCATCCTGATCACGCAAAAGCTTCAAAATTGGTTTCTGATGCCTGTTTCCTTGCCGGACTTGTCAAAATAGAAACTACGCTGGAAAATGAAAGCCAAAAGCCGTGGAGACCAAAGCATATATTCAATTATATTCAGTGGAAACATATTACGCCGGCTTTCGTGGTAGACATTTCAGATTTTATGTCAAAGAAGATTGAAGCGTGTCTTGCGTACAAAACGCAGTTTTATGATCCAAATTCGGACGAGCCGATGACGCCAATTGCCACAAAAGACTTCTTAGAAAGCCTAACTTATAGAGCGCAGGACTTAGGTCGCCTGTCTGGAGTTGCCTTTGCAGAAGGATTTACGACAGAA is a window from the Kaistella flava (ex Peng et al. 2021) genome containing:
- the bshB1 gene encoding bacillithiol biosynthesis deacetylase BshB1, whose translation is MKVDILAIGAHPDDVELGCGGTLAKLISEGKTVAVVDLTQGELGTRGTNITRAEEAANASEILGFSDRVNLKMKDGFLLNTEEYQMQIVKMIRKYQPEIVFSNSIDDRHPDHAKASKLVSDACFLAGLVKIETTLENESQKPWRPKHIFNYIQWKHITPAFVVDISDFMSKKIEACLAYKTQFYDPNSDEPMTPIATKDFLESLTYRAQDLGRLSGVAFAEGFTTEKLIAFKNFDGIIL